Proteins encoded within one genomic window of Hermetia illucens chromosome 2, iHerIll2.2.curated.20191125, whole genome shotgun sequence:
- the LOC119649668 gene encoding 3-oxoacyl-[acyl-carrier-protein] reductase FabG-like, producing MNFAGKVVLITGASSGIGAAAALHFAKLGASLSLSGRKLENLNKVAEECGSAGQKPIVVVGDVTNEKDNERILGETISKFGKLDVLVNNAGILESGTIENTSMEQFDRVMNTNIRSIYHLTMLAVPHLIKTKGAIVNVSSVNGIRSFPGVLAYNISKASVDQFTRCVALELAAKGVRCNAVNPGVTVTNLHKRGGMDEETYKKFLEHSKTTHALGRPGTVDELANAITFLASDMASFITGASLPVDGGRHAMCPR from the coding sequence ATGAATTTCGCCGGAAAGGTCGTTCTTATCACCGGGGCCAGTTCCGGGATTGGAGCCGCAGCCGCTCTTCATTTCGCCAAATTAGGCGCATCGCTGTCTCTAAGCGGACGCAAATTAGAAAATCTAAATAAAGTCGCTGAAGAGTGCGGGTCAGCCGGACAGAAACCAATTGTTGTTGTCGGCGATGTAACCAACGAGAAGGATAATGAGAGGATTCTCGGCGAAACAATCTCCAAGTTCGGCAAATTGGACGTGCTGGTGAACAATGCTGGGATCTTGGAAAGCGGAACCATCGAAAACACTAGCATGGAGCAGTTCGATCgagtgatgaacaccaatatCCGGTCCATCTATCATTTGACCATGTTGGCCGTCCCCCACCTCATCAAGACAAAAGGAGCCATCGTGAATGTGTCCAGCGTAAATGGAATTCGGTCCTTCCCAGGAGTTCTGGCTTACAACATCTCAAAGGCTTCAGTCGACCAATTCACGCGATGTGTTGCTCTGGAGCTGGCTGCCAAGGGTGTTCGGTGCAACGCTGTGAATCCCGGAGTGACCGTGACCAACCTTCACAAGCGCGGCGGAATGGACGAGGAGACATATAAGAAATTCTTAGAGCATTCAAAGACGACCCACGCTTTAGGTCGACCAGGAACTGTTGATGAACTGGCCAACGCAATTACCTTCCTCGCCAGCGACATGGCCAGCTTCATCACAGGCGCCAGTCTTCCGGTCGACGGAGGCCGTCATGCTATGTGCCCACGTTAA